In Pirellulaceae bacterium, a single genomic region encodes these proteins:
- a CDS encoding glycosyltransferase family 4 protein encodes MEYARAFQEMNTRHTNTLVVLSPSLHPAMLLAAKRLGFTLLVKPDQKTLETTIEEADIVHLHYWNSPAVNEFLHQSLPPCRLVIWYRVFGEFAPHCITDFHLRRADAVLATSEGSLKLPLLDQFTRPSGFAPGIADFSRLENFSPQSHDDFNVTYVGTVNPAKMHPHFFEMSQQIEIPNLRILICGAGGGAEFLDRVNQAPRFDNRGFVENIREVLEISDVFGYPLCSETYATSEQSVQEAMWAGIPPVVFPHGGLSSLVEHEKTGLVVHSEQQYVDAIEYLFRNPSQRSRLAENARSFAQTRFRITKHAEQLLQIYQNLVDMPATAKQPTGLGPAERFLASLDESTSSFLQAVTIPSNEAALDESRREQVFYFLMTHGEGGINHYRNCHPEVPQFRLWTALALWNSNRESSIRELEAAEVAGLDVSWLLKTMRS; translated from the coding sequence ATGGAATACGCCCGAGCATTTCAGGAAATGAACACCCGGCACACCAACACCCTGGTAGTGCTATCGCCATCACTACATCCCGCGATGCTGCTGGCGGCTAAACGACTCGGATTCACATTACTCGTGAAGCCAGATCAAAAAACATTGGAAACAACAATCGAAGAAGCGGACATTGTCCATCTGCACTATTGGAACTCTCCTGCTGTTAACGAATTCCTACATCAGTCGCTACCCCCTTGCAGGCTAGTGATTTGGTATCGAGTTTTTGGTGAGTTTGCTCCTCATTGCATCACCGACTTTCATTTACGGCGAGCCGACGCCGTCCTCGCAACCTCAGAGGGCTCTCTTAAGCTTCCACTCCTTGATCAATTCACAAGACCCTCCGGCTTTGCTCCCGGAATCGCCGATTTCTCTCGGCTGGAGAATTTTTCGCCTCAATCCCACGACGATTTCAACGTGACCTATGTGGGCACCGTGAATCCAGCAAAGATGCATCCCCATTTCTTTGAGATGAGCCAGCAAATCGAGATTCCGAATCTTCGCATCTTGATTTGTGGAGCGGGTGGAGGGGCTGAATTCTTAGACCGGGTCAACCAGGCCCCCCGATTCGACAATCGAGGATTTGTTGAAAACATTCGCGAAGTGCTCGAAATTTCGGACGTATTCGGCTATCCACTCTGCTCAGAGACCTATGCAACCAGTGAGCAATCAGTGCAGGAGGCGATGTGGGCAGGCATCCCTCCCGTCGTCTTTCCTCACGGTGGACTCTCTTCATTAGTCGAGCACGAGAAAACAGGGCTTGTGGTTCATTCCGAACAGCAATACGTCGACGCGATCGAATACCTTTTCCGTAACCCCTCGCAGCGTTCTCGACTCGCGGAAAACGCTCGCTCATTCGCTCAAACACGTTTCCGTATCACAAAACACGCAGAGCAGCTTCTACAGATTTACCAGAATCTCGTTGACATGCCAGCAACGGCGAAGCAACCGACAGGTCTTGGACCAGCGGAAAGGTTTCTTGCAAGCCTCGATGAATCGACTTCATCTTTTTTGCAAGCGGTAACGATTCCGAGCAATGAAGCTGCTCTGGATGAGTCGCGCCGCGAGCAGGTCTTTTACTTCCTGATGACTCATGGCGAAGGTGGGATCAATCACTACCGGAACTGTCACCCCGAAGTCCCGCAATTCAGATTGTGGACAGCGTTAGCTTTGTGGAATTCGAATCGCGAGTCCTCCATCCGCGAACTCGAGGCTGCGGAAGTCGCCGGTCTCGATGTCTCCTGGCTCTTAAAGACGATGCGAAGTTAG
- a CDS encoding glycosyltransferase: MKDWDVIAASVWRSYRYHTTRGLREAGLRVLVLEASPRRIVGEKHRISIPAFGLTQARRLVPSNMRDAVLFSAYRRLDAFAARQCHLGKCFWGWSGQSLAALKAARRQGLPGILDSGSTHIGWFSERVEREFKLHGTNFSFPPSRHRLNKIIAAEYDAAEFVCIPSKFVASTFLDAGFPEEKICLNPYGVDVQFWKRTSEEERTADRPFHAIFTGTMLLRKGLWYLLEAWKKLAPNDAKLTLVGSIYPDCQQLMKNLPPGVDWVGRLDQAALRELYRQADLFVLPSLEEGMARAVLEAMAAGLPALVTYETGTTDIVLEGESGWVIPSADVDALASRLQHAIESRDKLRGMGASALERVAPFTWKAYGERAAAFLRNVNS; this comes from the coding sequence ATGAAAGACTGGGATGTTATCGCCGCAAGTGTGTGGCGGTCCTATCGGTATCATACAACACGCGGTCTGAGAGAAGCGGGCCTCCGGGTGCTTGTGTTAGAAGCCAGTCCACGTCGGATTGTCGGTGAGAAGCACCGCATCAGTATCCCGGCTTTTGGGTTGACACAGGCTCGTCGTCTTGTGCCGTCAAACATGCGGGACGCAGTTCTGTTTTCGGCCTATCGACGGCTCGACGCATTCGCGGCACGACAATGCCATTTGGGGAAATGTTTCTGGGGCTGGTCAGGGCAAAGTCTTGCAGCTCTCAAAGCTGCCCGCCGGCAGGGCCTGCCTGGCATCCTCGATAGCGGATCAACGCACATCGGATGGTTTAGTGAACGGGTCGAGCGGGAGTTTAAACTGCATGGTACCAATTTTAGTTTTCCCCCATCAAGGCATCGATTGAACAAAATCATCGCGGCTGAATATGATGCAGCCGAGTTTGTTTGTATCCCTAGCAAATTTGTCGCTTCGACTTTTCTGGATGCCGGTTTTCCCGAGGAAAAGATCTGCTTGAATCCTTACGGGGTGGATGTCCAGTTCTGGAAGCGCACTTCGGAAGAAGAACGCACGGCAGATCGACCGTTTCACGCCATATTCACCGGTACCATGTTGTTGCGCAAAGGGCTGTGGTATCTCTTAGAAGCATGGAAGAAGTTGGCCCCGAACGACGCTAAGTTAACACTTGTTGGTAGCATCTATCCTGATTGCCAACAATTAATGAAGAACTTGCCTCCCGGTGTGGATTGGGTTGGAAGGCTCGATCAAGCGGCATTGAGAGAACTGTATCGACAAGCCGACTTGTTCGTTCTGCCTTCACTCGAGGAAGGAATGGCGCGTGCCGTGCTTGAGGCGATGGCGGCAGGGCTGCCTGCTCTGGTGACTTACGAAACAGGTACGACAGACATTGTGCTGGAGGGAGAATCCGGTTGGGTTATCCCATCGGCCGATGTGGATGCGCTGGCGTCACGATTGCAACATGCGATTGAGAGTCGAGACAAGCTGAGAGGGATGGGGGCTTCGGCTCTTGAACGGGTGGCCCCATTCACTTGGAAAGCTTACGGGGAACGGGCGGCCGCCTTCTTGAGGAATGTCAACAGTTGA
- a CDS encoding nucleotidyltransferase family protein yields MTPSKERSENSESFGLPSPREEELLKAALLQSTDAIEYWDDWIGKVDLEHDLTSGERRLLPLAYANLTTCAGVDTVSFHPKIIGLSKRTLYYNTILFNRLLAVINVLETIGVEPIVIKGAALVLSGVYPKAATRVMADYDLLVPFDRKRDVVRLLVDAGFQFLPRWNWYLEPFSQVHSISLTSENYGELDLHWFPLAVCKAEQANSLYFAHRQPTAIADREITIPVPELQWVHAVVHGLQHDSADRTQWVCDAVKLIERYPSINWEQVTHFAQTLHVGAFLQHATDYLARLFPETIEGNCLASIRRLKITETEKRVFTASVRPRERMREQFFLRKYDLQQQQPELSTLKCWFKIYRYWLHAASAASNGSVLREGFIAVGHLLSNKSYQMGEYRKK; encoded by the coding sequence ATGACACCGAGCAAAGAAAGATCAGAGAATTCAGAGTCATTCGGCTTGCCCTCTCCAAGAGAAGAGGAATTGTTGAAGGCTGCCTTGCTGCAATCGACGGACGCAATCGAATACTGGGATGATTGGATTGGCAAGGTTGATCTGGAGCATGATCTGACGTCCGGCGAGCGGCGTCTGTTACCCCTGGCTTATGCGAACCTGACCACCTGTGCTGGTGTCGATACGGTCAGCTTTCATCCGAAGATTATTGGGCTTAGTAAGAGGACGCTTTATTACAACACCATACTGTTCAATCGTTTGCTCGCCGTCATTAACGTGCTCGAAACCATAGGAGTGGAACCGATCGTGATTAAGGGGGCAGCGCTTGTTCTGTCCGGTGTCTATCCTAAGGCTGCAACACGAGTGATGGCTGACTACGATTTATTGGTGCCGTTTGATCGGAAACGTGATGTAGTTCGCCTGCTTGTTGATGCAGGGTTTCAGTTTCTTCCTCGTTGGAATTGGTATCTCGAACCCTTTTCCCAAGTCCATAGCATTTCGTTAACCAGCGAAAACTATGGAGAGCTTGACCTGCATTGGTTTCCTCTTGCTGTTTGTAAGGCCGAACAAGCCAACTCTCTCTACTTCGCTCATCGACAGCCGACAGCCATTGCTGATCGCGAAATAACTATCCCCGTGCCGGAGTTGCAGTGGGTGCACGCGGTCGTCCACGGATTGCAACATGACAGCGCTGATCGTACGCAATGGGTGTGTGATGCGGTCAAGCTCATTGAGCGATATCCATCGATCAATTGGGAGCAAGTAACCCATTTCGCACAGACGTTGCATGTGGGAGCTTTCTTGCAGCACGCTACCGATTATCTTGCGAGGTTATTTCCGGAAACGATCGAGGGAAACTGCCTGGCATCGATTCGCCGGCTAAAGATTACGGAAACAGAAAAACGGGTTTTTACCGCGTCAGTTCGACCTCGAGAACGAATGCGCGAGCAATTCTTCCTCAGAAAGTACGATCTTCAGCAGCAGCAGCCTGAACTTTCCACGCTTAAATGTTGGTTCAAGATTTATCGCTATTGGCTGCACGCAGCATCGGCTGCCTCAAACGGTTCCGTACTGCGGGAAGGTTTCATCGCAGTTGGTCATTTGCTTTCTAATAAGAGTTATCAGATGGGAGAGTATCGAAAAAAATAG
- a CDS encoding glycosyltransferase family 2 protein, with the protein MKSPRSNLLTPVVFFVFNRPEETAQVWQAIRAARPARLYVVSDAARPEVAGEAALVHACRKIAESIDWQCEVEFDYAKQNLGCGARISSGLNDVFDREERAIILEDDTVPVPTFFRFCEALLDRYENEQKVCHINGRNNLVRWDTGHSYFFSRRSNPWGWATWRRAWMSCDSPMKSLSSTEVESVTHVLNDRKHAEFIEHTVNKFVGKSIDTWDIQWSLSILRRGGFCIVPKSNLVKNIGFGPNATHTNNTENDMRAAIPVFPELEDLSHPKLVSYVPLAQKFDRLFFLFEQLNAYQKPGVMISLSRLLERQRAAGKKTANDHLSSLLPFLNPAQNPAETRELLLHLKPFIEGNPMMENLLEYF; encoded by the coding sequence TTGAAATCACCACGATCGAATCTGCTCACTCCAGTCGTGTTTTTTGTTTTTAATCGACCGGAGGAAACCGCACAAGTTTGGCAGGCCATTCGCGCAGCACGTCCGGCGAGGCTTTATGTTGTATCGGACGCAGCGCGCCCCGAGGTGGCTGGTGAAGCGGCTCTTGTTCACGCGTGTCGAAAGATTGCTGAATCGATCGATTGGCAATGTGAGGTTGAGTTTGACTATGCTAAACAGAATCTTGGCTGCGGCGCCAGGATTTCTTCAGGACTCAATGATGTGTTTGATCGAGAAGAACGTGCCATTATCTTGGAAGACGATACGGTTCCTGTGCCAACTTTCTTTCGCTTTTGCGAAGCGTTGTTAGATCGGTACGAAAACGAACAAAAGGTTTGTCACATCAATGGACGAAACAATCTCGTACGTTGGGATACGGGGCACAGTTATTTTTTCTCGAGGCGATCGAATCCCTGGGGATGGGCTACGTGGCGGCGGGCTTGGATGTCTTGTGATTCGCCAATGAAGTCGCTATCAAGCACGGAGGTTGAATCAGTAACTCACGTTCTCAACGATCGAAAGCATGCTGAGTTCATTGAACATACGGTAAATAAATTTGTTGGGAAATCGATCGACACCTGGGACATACAGTGGTCATTGTCGATTCTTCGTCGAGGTGGATTCTGTATCGTGCCAAAATCGAATCTCGTCAAGAATATTGGTTTTGGTCCTAATGCGACCCATACGAATAATACAGAAAACGATATGCGGGCTGCGATTCCGGTTTTTCCTGAACTCGAAGATTTAAGCCATCCAAAGTTAGTCAGCTATGTCCCTCTGGCGCAGAAGTTCGATCGGTTGTTTTTCTTGTTTGAGCAGCTCAATGCCTATCAAAAGCCCGGTGTCATGATTTCATTGAGCCGCCTGTTAGAGCGTCAACGGGCCGCTGGTAAAAAAACTGCAAATGACCATCTCAGCTCGCTTTTGCCCTTTTTGAATCCCGCTCAAAATCCAGCTGAAACACGTGAGCTCCTGCTGCATCTGAAGCCGTTTATTGAGGGGAATCCGATGATGGAAAACCTTTTGGAGTATTTCTGA
- a CDS encoding glycosyltransferase family A protein, translating to MCSCMISVIVCVGRDIRFLGKALESIRQQTRMVDELVIVAAETTPNAVANVIDGFAPNIFETQSEPGLAAARNLGVSLASGEVITFLDADDLWTPQKTEIQAECLNRQRPIVLGNLRRFPDDVSSERDFPSGFFTQDQAAMTPGGIMISRAELERLGPFSTHYTVASDHEWFVRLRRSDAVVHRLNEVVLEKRIHTENLSHKVALYRKEIMDMLRSGRQN from the coding sequence ATGTGCTCCTGTATGATCTCTGTGATCGTCTGTGTCGGTCGGGATATCCGATTTCTTGGGAAAGCCTTGGAATCCATCCGACAGCAGACACGGATGGTTGACGAGCTGGTGATCGTTGCTGCCGAGACAACGCCGAACGCGGTTGCGAATGTCATCGATGGCTTCGCTCCAAATATTTTCGAGACCCAGTCTGAGCCTGGGTTAGCGGCAGCGCGAAATTTGGGAGTTTCGTTGGCTTCTGGAGAAGTGATCACGTTTCTGGACGCCGATGATCTCTGGACGCCGCAGAAAACAGAGATTCAGGCTGAATGTCTTAATCGGCAACGTCCGATTGTTCTGGGGAACCTACGCCGATTTCCGGATGATGTGTCTTCAGAAAGAGATTTTCCATCCGGTTTTTTTACTCAGGACCAAGCGGCAATGACGCCGGGCGGAATCATGATCTCACGGGCAGAGTTAGAGCGACTTGGACCTTTTAGTACGCATTACACTGTGGCCAGCGATCATGAATGGTTTGTACGCTTACGTCGTTCAGACGCTGTCGTGCATCGGCTGAACGAGGTGGTTCTTGAAAAAAGAATTCATACTGAGAACTTATCCCACAAGGTAGCCCTGTACCGAAAAGAGATAATGGACATGTTGCGGTCTGGGAGACAGAACTAA